The Thermoanaerobacterales bacterium genome window below encodes:
- a CDS encoding Wzz/FepE/Etk N-terminal domain-containing protein has translation MTQPVPGAQPQVPPPYDDEIDLRDLVLVLWRYRWMITGVFLLSIVTAAVISFLLPPVYKVSTTIALGQFNSPVYTNPAAAKEVLRSDDLLLKTIKELNLDVPMEEFRGFKEDIEVTPVKDTNMLQVSIMTTDRAEGKAVVEKMVELFKEDCAPDYEENRTMLANQLTTVQRRLLDVEKSITKANEDLAAVEAMAGLSRGERDFRRSQVLETLRAFEEQRIGLLDRYLGLQKDLDSLRQVTTVRSAREPVYPEKPNKKLNVAVAGVLGLMLGVFGAFVRDYFRRNPLNLKGGGPA, from the coding sequence TTGACGCAGCCCGTCCCCGGAGCACAGCCTCAGGTGCCGCCGCCCTACGACGATGAAATCGACCTGCGCGACCTCGTCCTCGTATTGTGGCGCTACCGCTGGATGATCACCGGCGTCTTCCTGCTTTCCATAGTGACCGCGGCCGTGATCAGTTTTCTCCTTCCGCCGGTCTACAAGGTCAGCACCACCATCGCCCTCGGGCAGTTCAACTCGCCGGTCTACACCAATCCCGCCGCGGCCAAGGAGGTCCTCCGGAGCGACGACCTCCTGCTGAAGACCATCAAAGAACTGAACCTTGACGTCCCCATGGAAGAGTTCAGGGGCTTCAAGGAGGACATCGAGGTCACCCCGGTGAAAGACACCAACATGCTGCAGGTCTCCATCATGACCACCGACCGCGCCGAGGGGAAGGCCGTCGTCGAAAAGATGGTGGAGCTGTTCAAGGAGGACTGCGCGCCGGACTACGAGGAGAACCGCACCATGCTGGCCAACCAGTTGACGACCGTCCAGCGGCGGCTGCTCGACGTGGAAAAGAGCATCACGAAGGCGAACGAGGACCTGGCCGCCGTCGAAGCCATGGCCGGCCTCAGCCGGGGCGAGCGGGACTTCCGCCGCTCCCAGGTCCTGGAGACCCTGCGCGCCTTCGAGGAGCAGCGCATCGGCCTCCTGGACCGCTACCTGGGCCTGCAGAAGGATCTGGACTCCCTGCGCCAGGTCACGACCGTCCGCTCCGCCCGGGAGCCGGTCTACCCCGAGAAGCCCAATAAGAAGCTGAACGTCGCCGTCGCCGGCGTCCTGGGCCTCATGCTCGGCGTCTTCGGCGCCTTCGTCCGCGACTACTTCCGCCGCAACCCGCTGAACCTCAAGGGAGGTGGCCCGGCGTGA
- a CDS encoding type II toxin-antitoxin system Phd/YefM family antitoxin, which yields MENVVGVEEARRTLGRLIRRIVETGEEVIITRRAREKVVVMNYEEYKKLREIAAEASTAKVSEALARIRTAVREAGLSAGVVNDALREVRSR from the coding sequence ATGGAAAACGTAGTGGGCGTGGAGGAAGCGAGGCGGACTCTGGGTCGTCTGATCCGGCGGATCGTGGAGACCGGCGAAGAGGTAATCATAACCCGGCGGGCCAGAGAAAAGGTGGTAGTGATGAATTACGAAGAGTACAAAAAACTCCGGGAGATTGCGGCAGAGGCCTCGACCGCCAAGGTTTCCGAAGCGTTAGCCCGGATTCGCACGGCGGTGCGCGAGGCCGGCCTTTCCGCCGGGGTTGTTAACGATGCCCTGCGTGAGGTTCGGTCCCGTTGA
- a CDS encoding putative toxin-antitoxin system toxin component, PIN family yields MTRIVMDTNVIVSAIGWNGPPSRLLEACLKGRLRLFISPASLQEVAEVLARPKLAVVARHPDLPPVLAWLHHPARLVFPAAEPRVVEEDPDDNKVVACAVEAKAEAVITGDDHLLRLGTCEGIAIITPDQACARWGV; encoded by the coding sequence TTGACACGAATCGTGATGGATACCAACGTTATCGTCTCAGCGATCGGGTGGAATGGGCCGCCATCCCGGCTGTTGGAAGCCTGCTTAAAAGGTAGGCTCAGGCTTTTTATCAGCCCGGCCAGCCTGCAGGAAGTGGCGGAGGTGCTCGCCAGACCGAAACTTGCGGTAGTGGCGAGGCATCCTGACCTGCCGCCAGTGCTTGCCTGGTTGCATCATCCGGCTCGCCTTGTCTTTCCTGCGGCTGAACCGCGAGTGGTGGAGGAGGATCCGGATGATAACAAGGTGGTCGCCTGTGCCGTGGAGGCGAAGGCGGAGGCGGTCATTACCGGCGACGACCACCTCCTGCGTCTGGGTACCTGCGAAGGGATTGCGATTATAACACCCGATCAGGCGTGCGCGCGGTGGGGCGTTTAG
- a CDS encoding DUF5615 family PIN-like protein: MILVADESIDRQIVDQLRNCGYEVMWVAEMEPGITDAAVLDMANSRDALLITADKDFGEIVFRQRRVSKGVILIRLAGLPQEKKGQLVFTALQKYLLEMCNSYTVITPSRIRIRKMTPQA; this comes from the coding sequence ATGATCCTGGTTGCGGATGAAAGCATCGACCGGCAGATCGTCGACCAGCTGAGAAACTGCGGCTATGAGGTTATGTGGGTGGCAGAAATGGAACCTGGTATCACAGACGCCGCGGTGCTTGATATGGCAAATTCGCGGGATGCACTCTTGATCACAGCAGATAAGGACTTCGGCGAGATCGTTTTCCGCCAGCGCCGGGTGAGCAAGGGGGTTATCCTGATTCGCCTCGCAGGCTTGCCTCAAGAAAAGAAAGGGCAGCTGGTGTTCACAGCATTGCAGAAGTACCTTTTGGAAATGTGCAATTCCTATACGGTCATCACGCCTAGCCGGATCCGTATCCGGAAGATGACTCCGCAAGCCTGA
- a CDS encoding DUF433 domain-containing protein — protein MRQEWIQSDPDIMMGKPVIRGTRIPVSLILEKLAAGETVEQILQAYPRLTEEAIRAALVFAAEAVKADVVYPVREEVK, from the coding sequence ATGAGACAAGAGTGGATTCAATCAGACCCCGACATCATGATGGGCAAACCGGTAATTAGGGGAACACGGATTCCGGTTTCGTTAATTCTGGAAAAGCTGGCCGCCGGGGAAACGGTGGAACAGATTCTTCAGGCCTATCCCCGTTTAACGGAAGAAGCGATCCGAGCCGCCTTGGTTTTTGCGGCCGAGGCTGTGAAGGCCGACGTAGTATATCCCGTCCGAGAAGAAGTGAAATGA